CTCGGTGACCACTGCCAGGGGTCGTATGCCCAGGGTGAGGGCGGGCAGGATGAGGTTTTTCCACTGTATGTATTCGCCGCGCCCAAAGTCGTCGACGGCATAGAGGCTGCCGGTCATATTGAGGCCGGTGTAGTCGCCCAGCACGAAGGCAAAGAGCCAGGCGATGAGGATGGCGGCGAAGAAGGAGGGCAAGGACATGCCCAGCACCGAGAACACCATGATGACGCGCCCCATGGCGGGGCTGTCCTTCACCACCGACACCACGCCCAGGGCGATGCCCAGCAGCATGGCAAAGAGGATGGCCACAGCGGCCAGCAGCAGGGTGTTGGGAAAGGCCTCGGCCAGGATAGAGGTCA
This Bacteroides sp. DNA region includes the following protein-coding sequences:
- a CDS encoding ABC transporter permease is translated as TSILAEAFPNTLLLAAVAILFAMLLGIALGVVSVVKDSPAMGRVIMVFSVLGMSLPSFFAAILIAWLFAFVLGDYTGLNMTGSLYAVDDFGRGEYIQWKNLILPALTLGIRPLAVVTELTRSSLQQVMAQDYIRTARAKGLSLWRVITRHALRNAMNPVITAISGWFASLMAGAVFVEYVFDWKGIGVVIVSALETYDFPVVMGAVLLISVMLVLVNITVDILYGLLDPRVRMQ